In a genomic window of Amycolatopsis japonica:
- a CDS encoding gamma-glutamyl-gamma-aminobutyrate hydrolase family protein, with translation MSARPLIGITGRRFRLELIKGADERYGDRCLDSYMSDFASRIAEAGGLPVHLSYDTDVTAICQRLSGVVITGGQDVHPAFWGGDPGVVRDVDPRLDPMAHDEVRDEYEIELARAALGRGIPVLGVCRGMQVLNVALGGTLVPDLPRGRVSHLSAEAAPTDGTADHLVSFEKGSIAAGLFGEHAMTNSWHHQAVDRCGTGLVVTGRTSDGVIESVELPGAPVLGVQWHPEWMKSEDPAMTWIVQAAAKRQRSLP, from the coding sequence GTGAGCGCGCGTCCGCTGATCGGCATCACCGGCAGGCGGTTCCGGCTGGAGCTGATCAAGGGAGCCGACGAACGGTACGGCGACCGTTGTCTCGACAGCTACATGTCGGACTTCGCGAGCCGGATCGCGGAAGCCGGCGGGCTTCCGGTGCACCTGTCCTACGACACCGACGTGACGGCGATCTGTCAGCGGCTGTCCGGGGTCGTGATCACCGGCGGGCAGGACGTCCACCCGGCGTTCTGGGGTGGCGACCCGGGAGTGGTCCGTGACGTCGATCCGAGACTGGACCCGATGGCCCACGACGAGGTGCGTGACGAGTATGAGATCGAGCTCGCCCGGGCCGCTCTGGGGCGGGGGATTCCCGTGCTGGGCGTGTGCCGCGGCATGCAGGTGCTCAACGTCGCCCTCGGCGGGACACTCGTCCCCGATCTCCCACGGGGGCGGGTGAGTCATCTGTCGGCGGAGGCTGCGCCCACCGACGGCACCGCTGATCACCTTGTGTCCTTTGAAAAAGGCTCGATCGCCGCCGGCCTGTTCGGCGAGCACGCGATGACCAACTCCTGGCACCACCAGGCCGTCGACCGCTGCGGCACCGGGCTGGTCGTGACCGGGCGGACGAGTGACGGCGTGATCGAGTCGGTCGAGCTGCCCGGTGCCCCGGTGCTCGGAGTCCAGTGGCATCCGGAGTGGATGAAGAGTGAGGACCCGGCGATGACGTGGATCGTGCAGGCCGCGGCGAAGAGGCAGAGGAGCTTGCCATGA
- a CDS encoding glutamine synthetase family protein, protein MTKFASGKESGFAFADILFAIDLGNEIVLGDAFPDWRGNLYDIQMVPDLSTLVAWKPGLDAVIGDYWLKDGTPVPICPRNLVRKLVARLAVLGYTATIAVEIEATLFEESVQEARKRGYRELTPLGGGAGATYHLARSKDWVDYMEAVVDRLDRVGIVWEAWTDEAAAGQTELNLAPADPITLADSWARTRQVMREVAFDQGHTVTFMAKPTAGYGQGAHINLSLQSDGVNRFFAEDGPSPLMRHAVGGLLATMEGNTSLALPQITSYRRLVDFTGPPTTVSWGVNNKTAAVRAITGHSKYSRLEYRLPGADVNPYLALAGVLAGVLAGIEREIEPPEQVTDMAWCLPEGVPRIPDTMSKAGAALDADPLLREYLGDEFVDFWVASRRWEWMEFHTKGGDPFAELSQWESTRYFEFP, encoded by the coding sequence ATGACGAAGTTCGCCTCGGGCAAAGAATCCGGCTTCGCCTTCGCCGACATCCTGTTCGCGATCGATCTGGGCAACGAGATCGTCCTCGGTGACGCTTTTCCGGACTGGCGCGGCAATCTCTACGACATCCAGATGGTCCCCGACCTGTCGACCCTCGTCGCGTGGAAACCGGGGCTGGATGCGGTCATCGGCGACTACTGGCTGAAGGACGGCACACCTGTGCCGATCTGCCCGCGGAACCTCGTGCGGAAGCTGGTGGCCCGGCTGGCGGTTCTCGGGTACACCGCGACGATCGCCGTGGAGATCGAAGCGACGCTTTTCGAGGAGTCCGTTCAGGAGGCGCGAAAACGCGGGTACCGGGAGCTGACGCCGTTGGGCGGCGGCGCGGGAGCCACGTACCACTTGGCGAGGTCCAAGGACTGGGTCGACTACATGGAAGCGGTCGTCGATCGCCTCGATCGGGTCGGCATCGTCTGGGAGGCGTGGACCGACGAGGCCGCCGCCGGCCAGACGGAACTGAACCTGGCGCCCGCGGATCCGATCACGCTGGCCGATTCCTGGGCGCGTACGCGGCAGGTGATGCGCGAGGTTGCCTTCGACCAGGGCCACACGGTGACCTTCATGGCCAAGCCGACGGCGGGCTACGGACAGGGCGCCCACATCAACCTTTCGCTCCAGAGCGACGGAGTGAACCGGTTCTTCGCCGAAGACGGCCCGTCCCCGCTGATGCGGCACGCGGTCGGGGGACTGCTGGCCACGATGGAGGGCAACACCTCGCTCGCGTTGCCGCAGATCACCTCCTATCGGCGGCTGGTGGACTTCACCGGACCGCCCACCACCGTGAGCTGGGGCGTCAACAACAAGACGGCCGCGGTGCGCGCCATCACCGGCCACTCCAAGTACTCGCGCCTCGAGTACCGGCTTCCCGGTGCCGACGTCAACCCGTACCTCGCGTTGGCGGGGGTGCTTGCCGGAGTGCTGGCAGGCATCGAGCGGGAGATCGAGCCGCCGGAGCAGGTCACGGACATGGCCTGGTGCTTGCCCGAGGGCGTGCCCCGGATTCCCGACACGATGTCGAAGGCGGGTGCCGCCCTGGACGCCGATCCCCTGCTGCGCGAGTACCTCGGTGACGAGTTCGTGGACTTCTGGGTCGCGTCGCGACGATGGGAGTGGATGGAGTTCCACACCAAAGGCGGCGATCCGTTCGCCGAACTCTCCCAGTGGGAGTCCACCCGCTACTTCGAGTTCCCGTGA
- a CDS encoding hotdog fold domain-containing protein, protein MKVIHRRYVAYSEAHYAGNLVDGAFGLALFGDAGTHLAIVTDGHESLFAGYSSVEFLAPVRGGDVIEVEARLAAKGNRSRTVDFELRVIARAIDRTGRAEVLAEPIIATRARGTGVVPALPQDQNPEGSAA, encoded by the coding sequence ATGAAAGTCATCCATCGGCGCTACGTCGCCTACTCCGAGGCCCACTACGCCGGCAACCTCGTCGACGGGGCGTTCGGCCTGGCGCTGTTCGGCGACGCCGGAACGCATCTCGCGATCGTCACGGACGGCCACGAGAGCCTCTTCGCGGGTTACTCGTCCGTGGAATTCCTGGCGCCGGTGCGTGGCGGCGACGTCATCGAGGTCGAGGCCCGGCTCGCGGCGAAAGGCAACCGGAGCCGGACGGTCGACTTCGAGCTGCGCGTCATCGCCAGGGCCATCGACCGCACGGGCCGAGCGGAGGTCCTCGCCGAGCCCATCATCGCCACCCGGGCTCGCGGGACCGGCGTCGTCCCTGCCCTCCCGCAGGACCAAAACCCAGAAGGAAGTGCAGCATGA
- a CDS encoding flavin-containing monooxygenase produces the protein MKDTGAMESADIVVIGAGISGIGAARHLMADFPDKKVILLESRDSIGGTWDLFRYPGVRSDSDLHTYAYEFKPWRHRSAIAEAPLIREYLGETVSEFGLDEVLRLRHRVTSADWSTDEARWTLQVTVTDEAGTEHTKTIKARFVFSATGYYRYESGYTPHFEGRDDFRGDILHPQQWPEDYDHSGKRVVIIGSGATAVTMLPAMLMGDGAAAHVTMLQRTPSYIASQPRVDGIALRLTKLLGAKLGYAATRRKNIWIDFLLVSTLRKFPDFGRKALRKWTLKELPADVDVDTHFNPPYAPWDERLCVTPDGEFFKALRDGDAEVVTDRIDRFTEDGILLQSGKTLKADLIVTATGLVMQMLGGIQPTVDGRPVKMSDAVLYRGALISGMPNWAMMLGYTKASWTLRLGNVCRLVGDVLRRMDTNGYDIAVPVVPEGLATTDLLDLTAGYMQRAKPELPRQGTELPWRMHTTFVKDNRLFKGRLVDRNIRFSVRTPAADLTSAAADS, from the coding sequence ATGAAGGACACAGGCGCAATGGAGTCCGCCGACATCGTCGTCATCGGCGCCGGCATCTCCGGGATCGGCGCGGCCCGGCATCTGATGGCCGACTTCCCCGACAAGAAGGTCATCCTGCTGGAATCCCGCGACTCGATCGGCGGCACCTGGGACCTGTTCCGCTATCCGGGCGTCCGGTCCGATTCCGATCTGCACACCTACGCCTACGAGTTCAAACCGTGGCGGCACCGGAGCGCGATCGCCGAAGCGCCATTGATCCGCGAATACCTCGGCGAGACGGTGAGCGAGTTCGGCCTGGACGAGGTCCTCCGGCTCCGGCACCGGGTGACCTCCGCCGACTGGTCCACCGACGAGGCGCGGTGGACGCTACAGGTGACCGTGACCGACGAGGCCGGCACCGAACACACGAAGACCATCAAGGCCCGCTTCGTCTTCAGCGCCACCGGTTACTACCGCTACGAATCCGGGTACACGCCCCACTTCGAGGGTCGCGACGATTTCCGGGGAGACATCCTGCATCCCCAGCAGTGGCCCGAAGACTACGACCACAGCGGCAAACGCGTGGTGATCATCGGTAGCGGCGCGACGGCGGTGACGATGCTCCCGGCCATGCTGATGGGGGACGGCGCCGCGGCACACGTGACGATGCTCCAGCGCACCCCCAGCTACATCGCCTCCCAGCCGAGGGTCGACGGCATCGCCCTGAGGCTCACCAAGCTGCTCGGGGCCAAGCTCGGCTACGCGGCCACGCGCCGCAAGAACATCTGGATCGACTTCCTGCTCGTCAGCACCCTGCGCAAGTTCCCCGACTTCGGGCGGAAGGCGCTGCGCAAGTGGACGCTCAAGGAGCTTCCGGCGGACGTCGACGTGGACACCCATTTCAATCCGCCGTACGCGCCGTGGGACGAGCGCCTCTGTGTCACGCCGGACGGCGAGTTCTTCAAGGCACTCCGCGACGGCGACGCCGAGGTGGTCACCGACCGGATCGACCGCTTCACCGAGGACGGCATCCTCCTGCAGTCGGGCAAGACGTTGAAGGCCGATCTCATCGTCACCGCGACCGGCCTCGTCATGCAGATGCTGGGCGGCATCCAGCCCACAGTGGACGGTCGTCCGGTGAAGATGTCCGACGCCGTCCTCTATCGCGGCGCCCTCATCTCCGGGATGCCGAACTGGGCCATGATGCTCGGCTACACGAAAGCGTCGTGGACCCTTCGGCTGGGCAACGTGTGCCGCCTGGTCGGCGACGTGCTCCGCCGCATGGACACGAACGGCTACGACATCGCGGTCCCGGTGGTGCCGGAAGGACTCGCCACCACGGATCTCCTCGACCTCACCGCGGGCTACATGCAGCGGGCGAAGCCCGAACTCCCCCGGCAGGGCACCGAATTGCCGTGGCGGATGCACACGACGTTCGTGAAGGACAACCGGCTGTTCAAGGGACGGCTGGTCGACCGGAACATCCGTTTCTCCGTCCGGACACCCGCCGCCGACCTCACGAGCGCGGCGGCTGACTCATGA
- a CDS encoding alpha/beta hydrolase codes for MTAENLTLGQRLQRAFVIALSRTPAPLLRPLVRPPVNSAGDRMAADVAFLMRLTEAGDDYSDLPVTAAREVTERDAALFADRIDPCAVEQEVDLGEGLQATRYSTCTPSRGLILFFHGGGFALGSRAGYAAPARMLARGTGTDVLSVEYRLAPEHSFPAAHDDALAAWRYATEHAADWGIDPHRIVVAGESAGGNIAAVLCQRLRGEAVQPMMQVLIQPVTDISERRPSQHEFAGSPALSAKQIAWFMGHYLPDGTDHLDPRVSPLLASDLTGLPRAIVTVAGFDPLRDDGLAYAAALTASDVPTEVIHERELVHGYISFTAVSRSSRTATRRLVRAIATALTSTPEWSST; via the coding sequence ATGACCGCGGAGAACCTTACGCTGGGCCAGCGCCTTCAGCGAGCCTTCGTCATCGCCCTGAGCCGTACCCCGGCCCCGCTCCTCAGGCCGCTGGTCCGCCCGCCGGTCAACAGCGCAGGCGATCGGATGGCCGCCGACGTCGCCTTCCTGATGAGACTCACGGAAGCCGGTGACGACTACAGCGACCTGCCGGTGACGGCCGCCCGGGAGGTGACCGAACGCGACGCCGCCTTGTTCGCCGACCGGATCGACCCTTGCGCGGTCGAGCAGGAGGTCGATCTCGGCGAGGGGTTGCAGGCGACCCGCTACAGCACCTGCACCCCTTCCCGGGGTTTGATCCTTTTCTTCCACGGCGGCGGTTTCGCACTGGGGAGCCGCGCCGGTTACGCCGCCCCGGCGCGGATGCTCGCACGGGGAACGGGCACCGACGTCCTGTCCGTCGAGTACCGGCTCGCACCCGAGCACTCGTTCCCGGCGGCGCACGACGACGCGCTCGCCGCGTGGCGGTACGCCACCGAGCACGCGGCCGACTGGGGTATCGACCCGCACCGGATCGTCGTCGCCGGTGAAAGCGCCGGAGGGAACATCGCCGCCGTGCTCTGCCAGCGGCTTCGTGGCGAAGCCGTCCAGCCGATGATGCAGGTGCTCATCCAGCCGGTCACCGACATCTCGGAACGGCGTCCCTCTCAGCACGAGTTCGCCGGGTCCCCCGCGTTGTCGGCCAAACAGATCGCGTGGTTCATGGGGCACTACCTCCCCGATGGGACCGACCATCTCGACCCGCGGGTCTCCCCTCTACTGGCAAGCGATCTGACAGGGCTTCCCCGCGCCATCGTGACGGTCGCCGGTTTCGATCCGCTCCGCGACGACGGACTCGCTTACGCGGCCGCGCTGACGGCGAGCGACGTTCCCACCGAGGTGATCCACGAGCGCGAGCTCGTGCACGGCTACATCTCCTTCACGGCAGTCAGCCGGAGCAGCAGGACCGCCACGAGACGCCTGGTGCGAGCCATCGCCACGGCACTGACATCGACACCGGAATGGAGCAGCACATGA
- a CDS encoding flavin monoamine oxidase family protein, with translation MTESLHEHATEVVVVGAGMAGLMAATTLSDRDVVVLEASGRAGGRVESVRRGDYWINLGTQFTEGTGTLIEALERHQVSMGTLAGKTVALSLHGKQVDTSNPFGLMFRSRMTFMDRIGLAAVGARILAATPFLQMNPENRLAKRVRAKLDTLSASYVLRGIGSEVARDMVRSWSGQWMGCEPEETAATQFVMSMGILLTDPAKVPNLSLPEGGNQTLTDILAADLGDRLRLNSPVTSVERTEDGVVVDYEDENGPVRIRARRAIVTVPGDVAVKILPSLPAGYRTAFDDIRYGRYVVVGFFTREEGPQRWDDYIAVSTPQLSFQAMFNHAAALRGPGPRKPGGALACFAGGAVADSLFELTDEEIVSRFTADLLSLYPELEGKLDEGIVRRHHRVVPFWAPGGRASLPTLRRNLGPVHLAGDYQLDMPSLADAAASGERAAKQVLASLPRGRFS, from the coding sequence ATGACCGAGTCCCTTCACGAGCACGCAACGGAAGTCGTCGTGGTCGGCGCCGGAATGGCGGGATTGATGGCGGCGACCACCCTGTCCGATCGAGACGTCGTCGTACTCGAAGCCTCCGGCCGGGCCGGCGGCCGCGTGGAGTCAGTTCGCCGCGGCGACTACTGGATCAACCTCGGAACCCAGTTCACCGAAGGCACCGGAACACTGATCGAAGCCCTCGAACGCCATCAGGTCAGCATGGGTACGTTGGCCGGCAAGACGGTCGCCCTCTCGCTCCACGGAAAACAGGTCGACACCTCGAATCCGTTCGGCTTGATGTTCCGCTCCCGGATGACCTTTATGGACAGGATCGGGCTGGCAGCCGTCGGCGCCCGCATCCTCGCGGCGACACCGTTCCTTCAGATGAACCCCGAGAACCGCCTGGCGAAACGGGTCCGCGCGAAGCTCGACACGCTCTCCGCATCATACGTACTGCGAGGAATCGGCTCCGAGGTCGCGCGGGACATGGTCCGGTCCTGGTCCGGGCAATGGATGGGATGCGAACCCGAGGAGACCGCCGCGACCCAGTTCGTCATGTCGATGGGCATCCTCCTGACCGACCCGGCGAAGGTTCCCAACCTTTCCTTGCCGGAAGGGGGAAATCAGACCCTCACCGACATCCTGGCGGCCGACCTCGGCGATCGCCTGCGGCTGAACTCGCCGGTGACGTCGGTCGAGCGGACCGAGGACGGCGTCGTCGTGGACTACGAGGACGAGAACGGGCCGGTGCGGATTCGTGCCCGCCGTGCGATCGTCACCGTTCCCGGCGACGTGGCCGTGAAGATCCTGCCGAGCCTCCCGGCCGGGTACCGCACAGCGTTCGACGACATTCGCTACGGCCGGTACGTGGTGGTGGGCTTCTTCACCCGCGAAGAGGGCCCTCAGCGGTGGGACGACTACATCGCCGTGTCGACGCCCCAGCTCTCGTTCCAGGCGATGTTCAACCACGCTGCGGCGTTGCGCGGTCCTGGCCCGCGGAAGCCGGGCGGCGCGCTGGCCTGCTTCGCGGGCGGTGCCGTGGCCGACAGCCTGTTCGAGCTCACCGACGAGGAGATCGTCAGCCGGTTCACCGCGGACCTTCTCTCGCTTTACCCCGAGCTCGAAGGCAAACTCGACGAGGGAATCGTCCGGCGTCACCACCGGGTCGTGCCGTTCTGGGCACCCGGCGGACGTGCCTCGCTGCCGACGCTGCGCCGCAATCTCGGCCCCGTCCACCTGGCCGGCGACTACCAGCTCGACATGCCCTCACTCGCCGACGCCGCCGCATCGGGTGAACGGGCCGCGAAGCAGGTCCTGGCGAGCCTGCCCCGCGGACGGTTCAGCTGA
- a CDS encoding polyphosphate polymerase domain-containing protein, whose translation MAKRLPSLSLAEVVATSGLMSRTDRKYVLSLNDFLAVTDVLSLRCLEIGGQRVFGYSSTYFDTPDLAIFRAHRQDRRRRFKIRTRTYTDSADTYCELKVSGRRDETVKVRRPHPAEAAHGLTTPALTFLDDALTAAYGRPAPRPLLPALVTDYRRTTLVTADTRITCDTSLVWRSGPRSLAAGDDLVLLEVKSASERNSVTEALAKLRIREQSVSKYCAGLVALGLATGGNRWRPALRRLGVA comes from the coding sequence GTGGCAAAGAGGCTTCCTTCGCTGTCGCTGGCCGAAGTCGTCGCCACGAGCGGGCTGATGAGCCGGACGGACCGCAAGTACGTCCTGTCGCTCAACGACTTCCTGGCCGTCACCGACGTGCTGTCGCTCCGCTGCCTGGAAATCGGCGGGCAACGGGTGTTCGGCTACTCGTCGACCTATTTCGACACACCGGATCTGGCGATCTTCCGCGCGCACCGGCAGGATCGCCGTCGCCGGTTCAAGATCCGCACGCGGACCTACACCGACTCGGCCGACACCTACTGCGAGCTCAAGGTCAGCGGACGGCGCGACGAAACGGTCAAGGTCCGCCGTCCGCATCCGGCCGAGGCGGCGCATGGCCTGACCACGCCCGCGCTGACGTTCCTGGACGACGCCCTCACCGCCGCCTACGGCCGCCCCGCGCCCCGGCCGCTGCTCCCGGCGCTGGTCACCGACTACCGGCGGACCACCCTCGTCACCGCCGACACGCGGATCACCTGCGACACGTCGCTGGTCTGGCGCTCCGGCCCGCGGAGCCTGGCGGCGGGGGACGACCTGGTGCTGTTGGAGGTGAAGTCGGCTTCCGAGCGCAACAGCGTCACCGAAGCGCTGGCGAAACTGCGGATCCGCGAGCAGTCGGTCAGCAAGTACTGCGCGGGCCTCGTGGCGCTGGGGCTGGCGACCGGCGGGAACCGATGGCGACCGGCGCTGCGGCGGCTCGGGGTGGCGTAA
- a CDS encoding DUF4956 domain-containing protein, with protein MTTTLLHLAVDLVAAVILAYGIYARRHHRGDLACAYLALNVGVCVSVAVLLSVSTASALGLGLFGVLSIIRLRSDSISQQEVAYYFVALVLGLVNGLPSADWRIVAVFNVLLLAVMYVADHPSRTRGPQRRTVVLDTVYPDEQTMLMELRARLGGTVVRHSVSEVDYVREVTVVDVRFRPDTAAVVHGAPAGHR; from the coding sequence ATGACCACGACACTGCTTCATCTCGCCGTCGACCTCGTCGCCGCCGTGATCCTCGCCTACGGTATCTACGCCCGTCGCCATCATCGTGGTGACCTCGCCTGCGCCTATCTCGCGCTGAACGTCGGCGTCTGCGTCTCGGTCGCCGTGCTGCTGTCCGTGTCGACCGCGAGCGCGCTCGGGCTCGGCCTTTTCGGGGTACTGTCGATCATCCGGCTGCGGTCCGATTCGATCAGCCAGCAGGAGGTCGCGTACTACTTCGTCGCGCTGGTACTCGGCCTGGTGAACGGGCTGCCGTCCGCGGACTGGCGGATCGTCGCCGTCTTCAACGTGCTGTTGCTGGCCGTCATGTACGTCGCCGACCACCCGTCGCGCACCCGCGGCCCGCAGCGGCGGACGGTCGTGCTCGACACCGTGTATCCCGACGAGCAGACGATGTTGATGGAGCTGCGGGCGCGGCTCGGCGGAACGGTCGTACGGCACAGTGTGTCCGAAGTGGACTATGTCCGCGAGGTCACCGTCGTCGACGTCCGGTTCCGGCCGGACACCGCAGCCGTCGTCCACGGCGCTCCGGCGGGGCACCGGTGA
- a CDS encoding response regulator transcription factor produces MTSVLVVEDSARIGAFVEKGLRAQGFATRWVKTGSEGLTEALTGAHDLVVLDLGLPDLDGSDLLRALRAAGRTVPVIILTARDSVVDRVAGLSGGADDYLAKPFAFEELLARIRLRLRGNPEAEPAVLRAGDLALDLRTRRVSVAGEEKDLTAREFALLETLLRNRGQVLSREQLLGGVWGFDFDPGSNVVDVYIRYLRGKIGAERIETVRGMGYRLGES; encoded by the coding sequence GTGACCAGTGTGCTCGTGGTGGAGGATTCCGCCAGGATCGGTGCCTTCGTCGAGAAAGGCCTGCGGGCGCAGGGTTTCGCCACCCGCTGGGTCAAGACCGGCTCCGAAGGGCTGACCGAGGCGCTGACCGGCGCGCACGACCTCGTCGTCCTCGACCTCGGTCTCCCGGACCTCGACGGCTCGGATCTGCTGCGGGCCCTGCGCGCGGCGGGCCGGACGGTGCCGGTGATCATCCTGACCGCGCGGGACAGTGTCGTCGACCGGGTCGCCGGGCTGTCCGGCGGCGCCGACGACTACCTGGCGAAACCCTTCGCCTTCGAGGAATTACTGGCGCGGATCCGGTTGCGGCTAAGGGGAAATCCCGAAGCCGAGCCGGCGGTGCTGCGGGCCGGGGACCTCGCCCTCGACCTGCGCACACGGCGGGTTTCGGTGGCGGGGGAGGAGAAGGATCTCACCGCCCGCGAGTTCGCGCTTCTGGAGACGTTGCTGCGCAACCGCGGCCAGGTGCTGTCCCGCGAGCAACTGCTCGGCGGGGTCTGGGGTTTCGATTTCGATCCGGGCTCGAACGTGGTGGACGTCTACATCCGTTACCTGCGCGGGAAGATCGGCGCCGAGCGGATCGAAACCGTGCGGGGGATGGGCTACCGTCTCGGTGAGTCCTGA
- a CDS encoding sensor histidine kinase, whose product MSARARILAWVLLVVLLALAGSLLATRTVLHNQLDQRLDNEIAHETGKLRAFLASPDARPAGQPATVEAVLGRHLERNLPEKYETFFSISDGAASRRSAIEPPVRLDTDPKFVAELSRATSPAYGTVTTAVGSARYGVVPVTIEGSPGRGALVIVEFVDHAAGEINDVVGVMAAMSGAALVLAGLIGWLVAGRILAPVREVRLAAEQIGETDLSRRIEVRGSDDVAALGRTFNTMLDRLESAFAGQRDFIDDAGHELRTPITIVRGHIELMGEDPEENAETRRLVLDELGRMQRIVDDLLVLAKSGNPGFLAPGETDLADLTVETLAKSRPLADRVWRLDAVAEVKVRADGQRLAQALLQLVSNAVRHTSPGEEIALGSEVTATTARLWVRDTGEGVPPDSRSRIFDRFKRGSNSSGDDGAGLGLAIVAAIAEAHGGRVLLDTVPGEGATFTMEIPVAEGADR is encoded by the coding sequence ATGAGCGCCCGCGCCCGGATCCTCGCGTGGGTCCTGCTGGTCGTGCTGCTCGCGCTCGCCGGTTCGCTGCTGGCGACCCGGACCGTTCTGCACAACCAGCTGGACCAGCGCCTCGACAACGAGATCGCGCACGAGACCGGCAAACTCCGCGCCTTCCTGGCGTCGCCGGATGCCCGTCCGGCCGGGCAGCCCGCCACCGTCGAGGCGGTCCTCGGCCGCCACCTGGAACGGAACCTGCCCGAGAAGTACGAGACGTTCTTCTCGATCAGCGACGGTGCCGCGTCGAGGCGGAGCGCGATCGAGCCGCCGGTCCGCCTCGACACGGACCCGAAATTCGTCGCCGAACTCTCCAGGGCCACGAGCCCGGCGTACGGCACGGTCACCACCGCCGTCGGGTCCGCGCGCTACGGCGTCGTCCCGGTGACCATCGAAGGCTCGCCGGGCCGTGGCGCGCTGGTGATCGTCGAGTTCGTCGACCACGCCGCGGGTGAGATCAACGACGTCGTCGGCGTGATGGCCGCGATGTCGGGCGCCGCGCTGGTACTGGCCGGGCTGATCGGCTGGCTGGTCGCCGGCCGCATCCTTGCGCCGGTTCGCGAGGTGCGCCTGGCCGCCGAGCAGATCGGCGAAACCGACCTTTCCCGCCGGATCGAGGTCCGGGGCTCGGATGACGTCGCCGCGCTCGGCCGCACCTTCAACACGATGCTGGACCGGCTCGAAAGCGCCTTCGCCGGGCAGCGCGACTTCATCGACGACGCCGGGCACGAACTGCGCACACCGATCACGATCGTCCGCGGCCATATCGAGCTGATGGGCGAAGATCCCGAGGAGAACGCGGAGACGCGGCGGTTGGTCCTCGACGAACTCGGGCGGATGCAACGGATCGTGGACGATCTGCTGGTGCTCGCCAAATCCGGCAACCCCGGCTTCCTCGCACCCGGTGAGACCGACCTCGCCGATCTCACCGTCGAGACCCTGGCCAAATCCCGTCCGCTGGCCGACCGCGTCTGGCGGCTCGACGCGGTGGCCGAGGTGAAGGTCCGCGCGGACGGGCAACGGCTCGCGCAGGCCCTGCTGCAGCTGGTCTCGAACGCCGTCCGGCACACTTCGCCCGGCGAGGAGATCGCCCTCGGCTCCGAGGTGACGGCGACGACGGCGCGGCTCTGGGTCCGTGACACCGGCGAGGGTGTCCCGCCGGATTCGAGGAGCCGGATCTTCGACCGGTTCAAACGCGGCAGCAACTCCAGCGGTGACGACGGAGCCGGGCTCGGCCTGGCGATCGTCGCCGCGATCGCCGAAGCGCACGGCGGCCGGGTTCTGCTCGACACCGTGCCCGGCGAAGGAGCGACGTTCACCATGGAGATCCCCGTCGCGGAAGGTGCGGACCGGTGA